A portion of the Bulleidia sp. zg-1006 genome contains these proteins:
- a CDS encoding winged helix-turn-helix domain-containing protein, producing MKHLKIEEIRKQNKHLLKETIHHHPGISRIELSKLVDLAPSTVTEIVNELLEDGILQEKKSAIQRKGRPAKKLYFQDNSLPYLLIEFRAKIIYTYVYSLNHELLESRNFYNQENDGSLIFEWVKDMFPKNCVSKIGLLVHDDTQLSDLNVLYDTGYVSQILTIRDALKDYYHCPVEEQVSGLTTLSELMALSLHKQDAFICVSKKIEGKILLENEVIPLNRDYLSEIFNSNLEVIATQLNQLRRFLNLKNIFIYCLNEKSFGRYMDLNSLSITVYQVNSSLSRQVLFHKMLLIGTNG from the coding sequence ATGAAACATTTAAAGATTGAAGAAATTCGTAAACAAAATAAACATTTACTTAAGGAAACCATTCATCATCATCCCGGTATTTCCAGAATAGAGCTATCAAAATTGGTTGATTTGGCTCCTAGTACTGTCACGGAGATTGTGAATGAACTGTTGGAAGATGGCATTCTTCAAGAAAAGAAAAGTGCCATTCAAAGAAAAGGAAGACCTGCCAAAAAGCTTTACTTTCAAGATAATTCGCTTCCGTATCTGTTGATTGAATTTAGAGCCAAAATAATTTATACCTATGTCTATTCTTTAAATCACGAATTACTAGAATCAAGAAACTTCTATAATCAAGAAAATGACGGTAGCCTCATTTTTGAATGGGTGAAAGATATGTTCCCCAAGAATTGTGTTTCTAAAATCGGCTTGTTGGTTCATGATGATACCCAGCTTTCCGACTTAAACGTTCTTTATGATACTGGTTATGTTTCACAAATTTTAACCATTCGTGATGCTTTAAAGGATTATTACCATTGTCCTGTTGAAGAACAGGTTTCCGGTCTAACAACCCTATCGGAACTCATGGCTCTCTCTCTTCATAAACAAGATGCGTTCATTTGTGTTTCTAAGAAGATTGAAGGAAAAATCTTATTGGAAAATGAGGTTATTCCCTTGAATCGGGATTATTTAAGTGAGATTTTCAACTCTAATTTAGAAGTTATCGCAACACAATTAAATCAATTACGCCGTTTCTTAAACTTAAAGAATATATTTATTTATTGCTTAAATGAGAAAAGCTTTGGACGCTATATGGATTTGAATAGCTTATCCATTACGGTATATCAAGTGAATTCAAGCTTATCCAGGCAGGTCTTATTTCATAAGATGCTACTAATTGGAACCAACGGTTAA
- a CDS encoding C4-dicarboxylate ABC transporter, with amino-acid sequence MLQGILILLVFAVIAVFMMTKKLPTLVALPLMAVLICVIAKVPAIAVNDKGVAIGWLQVVVEAGTVRMGSAIMAVIFGAWLGQLMNKTGITENLVKKSAELGGDKPLLITLVLSAVVAVLFTTLSGLGSIIMVGTIVLPILISVGIPAISAASIFLMSFTTGLSFNIANWKTFATLFSLDIHQIRDFEVYLMAATAFATLVLIFVEFKKNGIKFAFSTQMQEPKSSQQLTGIRGALAMLTPLIPIVLVAIFKFPVVPAFIVGILWILLMSQNSYNKAMNLLTKTCYDGVTDAGPALILMVGIGMLFLAVTHPMVKAVLNPLLLKIIPSTRLPYIIFFSLLAPLALYRGPMNLFGLGSGIAALIIGLGTLSPLAVMGAFLAAERIQGCGDPTNTQNVWAANFCEVDVNNITKKLLPYLWAIAVFGVVLSAIQFF; translated from the coding sequence ATGTTGCAAGGAATTTTAATTCTTCTTGTATTTGCGGTTATTGCCGTTTTCATGATGACGAAGAAATTACCTACCTTGGTGGCTTTACCACTGATGGCTGTGTTAATTTGTGTTATCGCCAAAGTACCGGCGATTGCCGTTAATGACAAAGGTGTTGCAATCGGCTGGCTTCAAGTCGTTGTTGAAGCAGGAACCGTTCGTATGGGATCCGCTATTATGGCTGTTATCTTCGGAGCTTGGTTAGGTCAATTGATGAACAAAACCGGTATTACTGAAAATTTAGTGAAAAAATCAGCTGAATTGGGCGGTGATAAGCCATTGTTAATCACATTGGTTTTAAGTGCTGTTGTGGCTGTTTTATTCACAACATTAAGTGGCTTAGGTTCCATCATCATGGTTGGTACCATTGTGCTGCCAATTCTTATTTCCGTTGGTATTCCGGCTATTTCAGCGGCTTCCATCTTCTTGATGTCTTTTACGACCGGCTTATCTTTCAATATCGCAAACTGGAAGACATTCGCTACTCTTTTCTCATTAGACATCCATCAAATTCGTGACTTTGAAGTTTACCTAATGGCAGCTACAGCTTTCGCTACTTTGGTCTTAATCTTCGTTGAATTCAAAAAGAATGGTATTAAGTTTGCCTTCTCAACCCAAATGCAAGAACCAAAGTCATCTCAACAACTCACCGGTATTCGTGGGGCTTTAGCCATGCTTACACCATTGATTCCAATTGTATTAGTCGCTATCTTTAAATTCCCTGTTGTCCCTGCTTTTATTGTTGGTATTCTTTGGATTTTATTGATGAGTCAAAACAGTTATAACAAAGCCATGAACCTTCTAACAAAAACCTGTTACGATGGTGTTACCGATGCTGGTCCGGCCTTAATCTTAATGGTCGGTATTGGCATGTTATTCTTGGCAGTCACTCACCCAATGGTTAAGGCTGTCTTAAATCCATTGTTACTAAAGATTATTCCATCGACTCGTCTTCCTTACATTATCTTCTTCTCCCTATTAGCTCCATTAGCTCTTTATCGTGGACCGATGAACTTATTTGGTTTAGGTTCCGGTATTGCGGCTTTGATTATTGGTCTTGGTACTTTATCCCCATTAGCGGTTATGGGCGCTTTCTTAGCGGCTGAACGTATTCAAGGATGTGGCGATCCGACGAACACGCAAAATGTTTGGGCGGCTAATTTCTGTGAAGTGGATGTTAATAATATTACGAAGAAGTTATTACCTTATCTTTGGGCAATTGCGGTATTTGGAGTTGTCTTATCCGCAATTCAATTCTTCTAA
- a CDS encoding hydantoinase/oxoprolinase family protein has product MKVRIGIDVGGTFTDAVAIDNESFEFIGSTKIPTTHSAKEGVAAGIIQVLQDIMQKYRIKPEDVSFIAHGTTQATNALLEGDVAKVGIITLGQGLQGMKSKSDTNLGDIELSKGKYLNSENGYVDTKENMDEQIQIAIQELLAEGCTSIVAAEAFSVDDASNENKVIDFCAKQGIPATATSDISKLYGLKVRTRTAVINASIMPKMLEAATMTNDSIHKADIQNPLMVMRCDGGVMSVDEVQKRPILTILSGPAAGVAGALMYEKLSDGIFFEVGGTSTDISCVKDGKVMIKYAEVGGHSTYLNSLDVRTVGIGGGSMVEMEDGKAINIGPRSAHIAELDYEVYTDADKISHPVLKTIQPKKGDPNYAYVECDYGVCVALTMAGAANIAGYVQEGQYAYGNIEAAKKAWKPLADQMHLTVEECAEKVLSFAAIKNAKVVESLMKDYHMDPRTTLFVGGGGGGTTVVPHLAETMGHEFKIAKNAPVISTIGVALAMVRDMVERVISNPSDEDILAIRHEAVQKAIQNGASPNSVEVSIEVDTQRNLVRAIAIGSTELRSKNRLKAQLSEKELLETVSANLNLPVSHLFISGKTDGLYAIQAHQVEKKLFGFMKTKTTPLRLIDDEGVIRLQKKNAMVLSSQAKDWSSVLNHILEELTEYNDGGSNLPNVYLIIGKRIVDLAGLPEESQIQSLGDLEIKAIPQDQEILVIATKRIDG; this is encoded by the coding sequence ATGAAAGTACGTATTGGAATTGATGTTGGTGGTACTTTTACGGATGCCGTTGCGATTGATAATGAAAGCTTTGAATTTATTGGTTCCACAAAAATTCCAACTACCCATAGTGCGAAAGAAGGAGTTGCGGCCGGAATTATTCAAGTCTTGCAAGACATCATGCAAAAATACCGAATCAAGCCGGAGGATGTTAGCTTTATTGCGCATGGTACTACCCAAGCAACCAACGCCTTATTGGAAGGAGACGTTGCGAAAGTAGGCATTATTACTTTAGGACAAGGCTTGCAAGGAATGAAATCCAAAAGCGATACAAATTTAGGGGATATTGAATTATCCAAGGGAAAATACCTTAATAGCGAAAATGGCTATGTGGATACCAAAGAGAATATGGATGAACAAATACAAATAGCCATTCAAGAATTACTAGCTGAAGGATGCACTAGTATTGTGGCGGCGGAAGCTTTTTCCGTGGATGATGCAAGCAATGAAAATAAAGTCATTGATTTTTGTGCTAAGCAAGGTATTCCGGCAACCGCAACGAGTGATATTTCTAAACTATATGGTTTAAAGGTAAGAACTAGAACCGCTGTCATTAACGCTTCTATTATGCCTAAGATGCTAGAAGCCGCTACGATGACCAATGATTCTATCCATAAAGCCGATATTCAAAATCCATTGATGGTTATGCGTTGTGATGGCGGAGTTATGAGTGTTGATGAGGTTCAAAAGCGACCTATTCTGACCATTTTATCGGGACCGGCTGCCGGCGTAGCCGGGGCTTTGATGTATGAAAAACTAAGCGATGGTATCTTCTTTGAGGTTGGTGGTACCTCAACGGATATTTCTTGCGTTAAAGATGGAAAGGTCATGATTAAATACGCTGAAGTTGGTGGTCATAGTACTTATCTTAACTCTTTGGATGTTCGTACGGTTGGTATTGGTGGTGGTTCTATGGTTGAAATGGAAGATGGAAAAGCCATCAATATCGGACCAAGATCAGCACATATTGCAGAATTAGATTATGAAGTGTATACCGATGCTGATAAAATTTCGCATCCGGTATTAAAAACCATTCAACCAAAGAAAGGCGATCCTAACTATGCCTATGTGGAATGTGATTATGGTGTTTGCGTTGCTCTAACCATGGCCGGTGCCGCTAATATTGCCGGCTATGTTCAAGAAGGACAATACGCTTATGGAAATATAGAAGCCGCTAAAAAAGCTTGGAAACCATTAGCGGATCAAATGCACTTAACCGTTGAAGAATGTGCTGAGAAGGTTCTTTCTTTCGCGGCCATTAAAAACGCTAAAGTTGTAGAAAGCTTAATGAAGGATTACCACATGGATCCAAGAACCACACTCTTTGTTGGTGGTGGAGGTGGAGGTACAACGGTTGTTCCTCATTTAGCCGAAACCATGGGTCATGAATTTAAGATTGCCAAAAATGCTCCGGTGATTTCTACGATTGGTGTTGCCTTAGCCATGGTTCGTGATATGGTTGAAAGAGTCATTTCTAATCCAAGTGATGAGGATATTTTAGCTATTCGTCATGAAGCTGTTCAAAAGGCAATTCAAAATGGTGCTTCGCCAAATTCAGTGGAAGTTTCCATTGAAGTAGACACGCAAAGAAATTTAGTTCGTGCTATCGCAATCGGTTCAACGGAATTACGATCTAAGAATCGCTTAAAAGCCCAACTATCTGAAAAAGAATTGCTTGAAACAGTATCCGCAAATTTAAATCTACCAGTTAGTCATTTATTTATCTCCGGTAAAACCGATGGTCTTTACGCAATACAAGCTCATCAAGTCGAAAAAAAGCTCTTCGGCTTTATGAAAACAAAGACCACTCCACTTCGCCTAATTGATGATGAGGGGGTTATTCGTTTACAAAAAAAGAATGCGATGGTTTTATCATCACAAGCAAAAGACTGGTCTTCGGTGTTAAATCACATCCTGGAAGAACTCACAGAATACAACGACGGTGGTTCCAACTTACCAAATGTTTATTTAATCATTGGTAAACGAATTGTGGATTTAGCCGGTTTACCGGAAGAAAGCCAAATACAATCTCTTGGGGACTTAGAAATTAAGGCGATCCCTCAAGATCAAGAAATTTTAGTCATCGCCACCAAACGAATTGATGGTTAA
- a CDS encoding N-acetylmannosamine-6-phosphate 2-epimerase, translated as MTNQEIIETIKGQLIVSCQALPEEPLHSSFIMGRMALAAFQGGAKGIRANTIEDIQEIKKMVNLPIIGIIKKVYADEPNVYITPTMVEVDALVEEGVDIIALDATKRMRPNHQSMDDLFQEVRKKYPNQLFMADTSNLQEGLHAAEIGFDFVGTTLAGYTGYTKGISLPPYRFLKDLVEQCPVPIIAEGNISTPEHCRHAMDMGVHAVVVGSAITRPLEITKKFMKALNEE; from the coding sequence ATGACTAATCAAGAAATAATAGAGACCATCAAAGGTCAATTGATTGTTTCATGCCAAGCTTTACCGGAAGAACCACTTCATTCTTCCTTTATCATGGGAAGAATGGCACTTGCGGCTTTTCAAGGTGGTGCCAAAGGAATTCGTGCTAATACGATAGAAGACATTCAAGAAATTAAAAAAATGGTGAATTTGCCAATTATTGGCATCATCAAGAAAGTCTATGCGGATGAACCAAATGTTTATATTACACCTACCATGGTTGAAGTGGATGCTTTGGTTGAAGAAGGAGTGGATATTATTGCTTTAGATGCCACAAAAAGAATGCGTCCAAACCATCAATCCATGGATGATTTATTCCAAGAAGTGCGTAAGAAATATCCAAATCAATTATTCATGGCTGATACTTCTAATTTACAAGAAGGTCTTCATGCGGCTGAAATTGGCTTTGATTTCGTTGGTACCACACTAGCAGGTTACACGGGCTATACAAAGGGTATATCTTTACCACCTTATCGTTTCTTAAAGGATTTGGTAGAACAATGCCCCGTTCCAATTATTGCAGAAGGAAATATTTCCACTCCTGAGCATTGTCGTCATGCGATGGATATGGGGGTGCATGCGGTGGTTGTGGGAAGTGCAATCACTCGTCCTTTGGAAATCACCAAGAAATTTATGAAGGCTTTAAATGAAGAATAG
- a CDS encoding ROK family protein, whose protein sequence is MKNRIACADIGGTNIKLALFIDGILSLQEEIATEANKGSQQVLEKVMNWLKQVEPIQAIGISTCGQVNVKDGSIHYANDNMPGYTGTKVKEYFETIFHVPCFVENDVYAAARGEYFLGSAQGLDDFICLTYGTGIGGGIFLNGKAYYGSGSSQGVMLGALTLHAKKNTNSWDMSYEHNCSTTALMKKVHEVDSSIQNGRELLKQIQRPELQAIVNEWIDEIVIGLQSLSYVWNVPTLILGGGILEQPYIFKRIRNSFQKNLLDGFHGIELKKAKLGNLAGLYGAYSLTQERQ, encoded by the coding sequence ATGAAGAATAGAATTGCATGCGCTGATATTGGTGGCACCAATATTAAACTGGCATTATTTATTGATGGAATACTTTCCCTCCAAGAAGAAATAGCCACGGAAGCGAACAAAGGATCTCAACAGGTTTTAGAAAAGGTAATGAACTGGTTAAAACAAGTTGAACCAATTCAAGCCATCGGTATTAGTACATGTGGACAAGTCAATGTAAAAGATGGTTCTATCCATTATGCTAATGATAATATGCCCGGCTACACCGGCACTAAGGTTAAGGAATATTTTGAAACTATTTTCCATGTTCCCTGTTTTGTTGAAAATGATGTCTATGCGGCGGCTCGTGGAGAATATTTTTTGGGCAGTGCTCAAGGACTAGATGATTTTATTTGCCTAACCTATGGAACCGGAATTGGCGGCGGTATTTTCCTAAATGGAAAAGCTTACTATGGAAGTGGTTCTTCTCAAGGTGTGATGCTGGGTGCTTTAACCCTTCACGCAAAAAAGAACACAAACTCATGGGATATGAGCTATGAACATAATTGTTCTACGACCGCTCTTATGAAGAAGGTTCATGAAGTTGATTCTAGTATTCAAAATGGAAGAGAACTCTTGAAACAAATTCAACGACCTGAATTACAAGCAATTGTGAATGAATGGATTGATGAAATTGTGATTGGTTTACAGTCTTTATCTTATGTATGGAATGTCCCTACGCTCATTTTAGGTGGTGGTATTCTGGAACAACCTTATATATTTAAGCGCATCCGAAATTCATTTCAAAAGAATTTATTAGACGGCTTCCATGGGATAGAACTTAAAAAAGCCAAACTGGGAAATTTGGCCGGTTTATATGGAGCTTATTCCTTAACACAAGAAAGGCAGTAG
- a CDS encoding serine O-acetyltransferase, with product MENFKTLIDELNAIQDEDVLLKVKAPERTKIIAIIKQIQALLLPDYYLIENMSQEQILDQLAKDLKKEIQAALQFNSRDCSICGRLRDQFLEQMPKMKRSILTDIQAIYDGDPATWSKAEVILAYPGFHAIFIYRIAHVLYTLQIPYIPRLMAEYAHEKTGIDINPGATIGDYFCIDHGTGVVIGETAVLGHHVKLYQGVTLGAKSFKKDEDGKLVKGGKRHPNIGNNVVIYANATILGGETSIGDDCVIGASVWITNSVEAGETVYFNPNRQ from the coding sequence ATGGAAAATTTTAAAACATTAATAGATGAATTAAACGCTATTCAAGATGAGGACGTTCTTTTAAAAGTAAAAGCACCGGAACGAACGAAAATTATTGCGATTATAAAACAGATACAAGCTTTATTACTACCGGATTATTATCTTATTGAAAATATGAGTCAAGAACAGATTTTGGATCAGCTTGCCAAAGATTTAAAAAAAGAAATACAAGCCGCTTTGCAGTTTAATAGCAGAGATTGCTCTATTTGTGGAAGACTGAGAGATCAATTTCTGGAGCAAATGCCAAAGATGAAACGCTCTATTCTTACGGATATTCAAGCAATTTATGATGGTGATCCAGCCACTTGGTCAAAGGCTGAAGTGATTTTAGCTTATCCGGGCTTCCATGCCATCTTTATTTACCGCATAGCGCATGTGCTATACACACTACAAATTCCTTATATTCCACGCTTAATGGCAGAATATGCCCATGAAAAAACGGGGATTGATATTAATCCCGGTGCAACGATAGGGGATTATTTCTGTATTGATCATGGTACTGGTGTTGTGATTGGTGAAACGGCTGTATTAGGTCATCATGTCAAGTTGTACCAAGGTGTTACTTTGGGAGCGAAGAGTTTTAAAAAAGATGAGGATGGAAAGTTGGTTAAAGGTGGTAAACGACATCCAAATATTGGGAATAATGTTGTTATCTATGCGAATGCGACCATCCTTGGTGGTGAAACCAGCATCGGTGATGATTGTGTGATTGGCGCAAGTGTCTGGATCACAAATTCAGTTGAAGCAGGAGAAACGGTTTATTTTAATCCGAATAGACAATAG
- the cysK gene encoding cysteine synthase A: MGNIKTSILQLIGHTPLLELTHYEKELNLRSRLVAKLEYFNLTGSVKDRIAYQMICDAQEAGVLKPGATIIEPTSGNTGIGLAAVGVARGYQVILVMPETMSVERRKIMKGYGAELVLTEGAKGMNGAIAKAEELAKEIENSFIPQQFENLSNRKAHYITTGPEIWQDTDGKVDIFISAIGTGGTISGTGKYLKEQNPNIKVIGIEPANSAVLNGGQPGKHSIQGIGAGFIPKTLDTEIYDEIIAVTDEDAFKTGAEIGRKEGVLVGISSGAAMWAALAVAKRKENEGKLIVVLLPDSADRYLSTSLFTE; this comes from the coding sequence ATGGGAAACATTAAAACATCAATATTACAACTCATTGGTCATACACCATTATTAGAGTTGACACATTATGAAAAGGAATTAAACTTGCGTTCACGTTTGGTCGCAAAATTAGAATATTTCAATTTAACAGGTTCGGTTAAAGATCGCATTGCTTACCAAATGATTTGTGATGCACAAGAAGCAGGCGTATTAAAACCTGGAGCAACGATTATTGAACCCACCTCCGGTAATACCGGCATTGGTTTAGCTGCCGTTGGTGTCGCAAGGGGTTATCAAGTTATTCTTGTAATGCCTGAAACAATGTCAGTTGAACGTCGTAAAATTATGAAGGGCTATGGTGCTGAATTAGTATTAACAGAGGGCGCAAAAGGGATGAATGGAGCGATTGCTAAAGCAGAAGAATTGGCGAAAGAAATTGAGAATTCATTTATTCCACAACAATTTGAAAACTTATCCAATCGTAAAGCGCATTATATAACGACCGGTCCGGAAATCTGGCAAGATACCGATGGTAAAGTAGACATCTTTATCTCTGCTATTGGTACAGGTGGAACCATATCAGGAACAGGGAAATATCTTAAGGAACAAAACCCAAATATAAAGGTGATTGGGATTGAACCGGCGAATAGTGCTGTCTTAAATGGTGGTCAGCCCGGAAAGCATTCTATTCAAGGAATTGGTGCCGGTTTTATTCCAAAAACATTAGATACAGAGATTTATGATGAAATAATTGCGGTTACGGATGAAGACGCATTCAAAACCGGTGCTGAAATAGGAAGAAAGGAAGGAGTATTGGTTGGTATTTCTTCAGGTGCTGCGATGTGGGCGGCGCTTGCGGTAGCGAAACGAAAGGAAAATGAGGGAAAATTGATTGTGGTATTATTACCGGATTCAGCCGATCGTTATTTATCAACTTCTTTATTCACGGAATAA
- the rplQ gene encoding 50S ribosomal protein L17 — protein MWNRKFGRNADHRKAMLRNLATSVILYGRVETTEAKAKDMRSVVDHLITLGKKGDLAARRQAASYVRHVVADEVTQKTVLQKLFDEVAPKYADRNGGYTRVIKTGVRRGDSAPMAFIELV, from the coding sequence ATGTGGAATCGTAAATTTGGTCGCAATGCGGATCACCGTAAAGCGATGTTAAGAAACCTGGCTACTTCTGTCATTCTATACGGTCGTGTAGAAACAACTGAAGCTAAGGCTAAGGATATGCGTTCGGTCGTTGACCATTTAATCACCTTAGGTAAGAAAGGTGATTTGGCTGCTCGACGTCAAGCCGCTTCTTATGTTCGTCATGTAGTAGCTGATGAAGTAACACAAAAGACCGTCTTACAAAAATTATTTGATGAAGTAGCTCCTAAGTATGCAGATCGTAATGGTGGTTACACGCGTGTTATTAAGACAGGTGTACGCCGTGGTGATTCTGCTCCTATGGCATTCATTGAATTAGTTTAA
- a CDS encoding DNA-directed RNA polymerase subunit alpha, producing MQKFERADFEVQEYVESENYGKFVLTPLERGFGTTIGNALRRVLLSSLPGAAVFSIKVDQVYHEFTSISGVREDVSMIILNLKQLVMKIEDDEEYTLQISAKGPGAVKAMDLIVPAQVEIVNKDLVIANLEEGATLEMEIKVQNGRGYVSADINKQLRSGVSQGIGTVYTDSIYTPVTKVAYHVEPTRVGENVKYDELTMEVTTDGSINPQKALSLAAKILVDHLEIVAGINDEVVVSDSVIKQSTAERPNKGHQMMIEDLDLSVRSYNCLKRAGIQTVDELTQKTEDEMMRVRNLGKKSLKEVKDKLIEMGFSFKTFD from the coding sequence ATGCAAAAATTTGAACGCGCTGATTTTGAAGTTCAAGAATACGTTGAATCTGAAAATTACGGTAAATTTGTCCTAACTCCATTGGAGAGAGGATTTGGTACCACAATTGGGAATGCGCTTCGTCGTGTACTACTTTCCTCTTTGCCTGGAGCTGCAGTTTTCTCCATCAAAGTGGATCAAGTCTATCATGAATTCACCTCTATTTCAGGTGTTCGTGAAGATGTGTCCATGATTATCTTAAATCTTAAGCAATTAGTGATGAAGATTGAAGATGATGAAGAATATACTTTACAAATTTCTGCTAAGGGTCCGGGTGCTGTGAAGGCTATGGATTTAATCGTTCCTGCACAAGTTGAAATAGTAAACAAAGACCTGGTGATTGCCAACCTTGAAGAAGGTGCAACATTAGAAATGGAAATTAAAGTACAAAATGGACGTGGATACGTTAGTGCTGATATCAATAAGCAATTAAGATCGGGTGTTTCTCAAGGAATTGGTACTGTTTATACAGATTCCATCTACACTCCAGTCACAAAAGTGGCTTATCATGTAGAACCAACACGTGTTGGTGAAAATGTGAAATACGATGAATTAACCATGGAAGTAACAACCGATGGTTCCATTAATCCACAAAAAGCTTTATCGTTGGCCGCTAAGATTTTAGTAGACCACTTAGAGATTGTTGCTGGAATTAACGACGAGGTTGTTGTATCCGATAGCGTTATTAAGCAAAGTACAGCAGAAAGACCAAATAAGGGTCACCAAATGATGATTGAAGATTTAGATTTATCGGTGCGTTCTTATAACTGCTTAAAGCGTGCAGGTATCCAAACTGTTGATGAATTAACACAAAAGACAGAAGATGAAATGATGCGTGTGCGTAATCTTGGTAAGAAATCACTTAAGGAAGTTAAAGATAAGCTTATCGAAATGGGCTTTAGCTTTAAGACCTTTGACTAA
- the rpsK gene encoding 30S ribosomal protein S11, protein MAANTKKKGAVTRKKRIRRNVAKGIAHIHSTFNNTIVTISDEAGNVVAWSSAGALGYKGSRKSTPYVAQLTAEAAGKAAVQQGMKSVEVNVKGPGAGREAAVRSLQTAGLNITVINDVTPIPHNGCRPPKRPRG, encoded by the coding sequence ATGGCAGCTAATACAAAGAAAAAGGGTGCTGTTACTCGCAAGAAGAGAATACGCCGCAACGTCGCTAAAGGAATCGCCCATATTCATTCCACATTTAATAACACTATCGTAACCATCTCTGATGAAGCAGGTAATGTTGTTGCTTGGAGCTCTGCCGGGGCGTTAGGATATAAGGGTTCTCGTAAGTCAACTCCTTATGTAGCTCAATTGACCGCTGAAGCGGCTGGTAAAGCCGCTGTTCAACAAGGTATGAAGAGCGTTGAAGTAAATGTTAAAGGACCCGGTGCCGGTCGTGAAGCGGCTGTTCGTTCCTTACAGACAGCCGGATTGAACATCACTGTAATCAATGATGTAACACCTATTCCTCATAATGGTTGTCGTCCACCAAAGAGACCTCGTGGTTAA
- the rpsM gene encoding 30S ribosomal protein S13 — protein sequence MPRIAGVDIPRHKVIGISLTYIYGIGPTTANKILAECGIDPATRTSELTDEQETAIRSKVDSIKTEGDLRRETALDIKRLMEIGSYRGTRHKRGLPVRGQRTKTNARTRKGPRRTVANKKK from the coding sequence ATGCCACGTATTGCCGGTGTTGATATTCCACGTCATAAGGTGATTGGAATTTCATTAACTTATATTTATGGTATTGGTCCTACAACTGCTAATAAGATTTTGGCAGAATGTGGAATTGATCCAGCTACAAGAACATCTGAATTAACGGATGAACAAGAAACAGCAATTCGTTCCAAAGTGGATTCTATTAAGACGGAAGGTGACTTGCGTCGTGAAACAGCATTAGACATCAAACGTTTAATGGAAATTGGATCTTATCGTGGAACACGTCATAAGAGAGGGTTACCTGTTCGTGGTCAAAGAACCAAGACTAACGCTCGTACAAGAAAAGGACCACGTCGTACAGTGGCCAACAAGAAGAAGTAA
- the rpmJ gene encoding 50S ribosomal protein L36 — translation MKVRPSVKPICDKCRVIKRKGVVMVICENPKHKQRQG, via the coding sequence ATGAAAGTTAGACCATCAGTAAAACCAATTTGTGATAAGTGCAGAGTTATCAAGCGCAAGGGCGTTGTTATGGTAATCTGTGAAAACCCTAAGCACAAACAAAGACAGGGTTAA
- the infA gene encoding translation initiation factor IF-1: MSKQDVIEIEGVIEDILPNANFLVKLQNGHEIRAHVAGKIRMNYIRILPGDRVTVEISPYDLTRGRITYRHK, from the coding sequence ATGAGTAAACAAGATGTCATTGAAATCGAAGGCGTAATCGAAGATATTCTTCCGAATGCGAACTTCCTAGTGAAACTTCAAAATGGTCACGAAATCCGAGCCCACGTTGCTGGTAAAATCCGTATGAATTACATTCGCATTTTACCGGGAGATCGGGTTACCGTTGAAATTTCACCGTATGATTTAACACGTGGGCGTATTACTTATCGTCATAAGTAG